A genome region from Triticum aestivum cultivar Chinese Spring chromosome 2B, IWGSC CS RefSeq v2.1, whole genome shotgun sequence includes the following:
- the LOC123047225 gene encoding double-strand break repair protein MRE11 isoform X1, translated as MEDDRDTLRILVATDCHLGYMEKDEIRRFDSFEAFEEICSLAKQKEVDFVLLGGDLFHENKPSRSTLVKTIEILRRYCLNDLPVKFQVVSDQTVNFPNRFGHVNYEDPHFNVGLPVFTIHGNHDDPAGVDNLSAIDILSACNLVNYFGKMDLGGSGVGQIAVHPVLVKKGTTTVALYGLGNIRDERLNRMFQTPHSVQWMRPESQEGLSVSDWFNILVLHQNRIKTNPKSAINEHFLPRFLDFVVWGHEHECLIDPQEVPGMGFHITQPGSSVATSLIDGEAKPKHVLLLEIKGNQYRPNKIPLMTVRPFEYAEVVLKDEADVDPNDQASVLEHLDKIVRNLIEKSSQPAASRSEAKLPLVRIKVDYSGFSTINPQRFGQKYVGKVANPQDILIFSKAAKKRQTTTGENIDESEKLRPEELNQQTIEALVAENNLKMEILPVDDLDIALHDFVSKDDKTAFYACLQRNLDETRKKLNSEAEKFKIEEEDIIVKVGECMQERVKEISLRSKGDTGLASSTQNLQDTIRGKSVAAESSLNTFSDDEDTRELLLGTRSTRSTAGFTRPSKDATGAARGGASKRGSGKGSLKQTTLTFSQSRSSAAIRSEEVDSSSDEDAANEVNEVVENSDPEDSFPQSGRKRPAPRGRGRARGTTTAKRGRKADTGSMPSMVMSKDDDSDEDDKPKKPPPRVTRNYGAVKRR; from the exons AT GGAAGACGACAGAGACACGCTCCGGATACTTGTGGCCACCGATTGCCATCTGGGCTACATGGAGAAGGACGAGATACGAAGGTTCGATTCGTTCGAGGCTTTTGAGGAGATATGCTCGTTGGCAAAGCAGAAGGAG GTAGACTTTGTGCTTCTTGGCGGCGACCTGTTCCATGAGAACAAGCCTTCGCGTTCGACTTTGGTGAAGACCATTGAGATTCTACGCCGCTACTGCCTTAATGACCTGCCAGTGAAGTTCCAGGTTGTCAGTGATCAGACAGTCAACTTCCCAAACAG ATTTGGCCATGTAAACTATGAAGACCCACATTTCAATGTTGGCTTGCCTGTGTTCACTATCCATGGAAATCATGATGATCCTGCTGGGGTG GATAACCTCTCTGCTATTGATATCCTTTCGGCTTGCAATCTTGTAAATTATTTTGGGAAGATGGACCTTGGCGGCTCTGGTGTTGGTCAAATAGCTGTCCATCCAGTACTTGTTAAAAAG GGTACAACTACAGTTGCACTATATGGCCTTGGGAACATTAGAGATGAGCGACTGAACAGAATGTTTCAG ACACCACATTCAGTACAATGGATGCGACCTGAAAGTCAAGAGGGTCTGTCAGTATCCGACTGGTTCAATATCCTGGTACTTCATCAGAACAG GATAAAGACAAACCCTAAAAGTGCCATCAATGAGCATTTCTTACCACGTTTTCTAGACTTCGTGGTATGGGGCCATGAGCATGAATGCCTTATTGACCCCCAG GAGGTCCCTGGAATGGGTTTTCACATCACGCAGCCAGGCTCATCAGTTGCAACCTCCCTGATTGATGGTGAAGCAAAACCAAAGCATGTTCTTTTGTTAGAAATCAAG GGAAACCAGTATAGGCCAAACAAAATACCTTTGATGACCGTTAGACCTTTTGAGTATGCTGAG GTTGTGTTGAAAGATGAAGCAGATGTCGACCCTAATGATCAGGCCTCTGTTCTTGAACATTTGGATAAAATT GTAAGAAATCTGATCGAAAAGAGTAGTCAACCAGCAGCCAGTAGATCTGAAGCCAAACTTCCATTAGTTCGAATCAAG GTAGATTACTCTGGGTTTTCAACAATAAACCCGCAACGATTTGGTCAGAAGTATGTCGGCAAG GTTGCGAACCCCCAAGATATTCTCATTTTCTCAAAAGCAGCAAAGAAGCGCCAGACTACTACAGGAG AGAATATCGATGAGTCCGAGAAACTTCGTCCTGAGGAACTAAACCAACAAACTATTGAAGCTTTGGTTGCAGAAAATAACTTG AAAATGGAGATTCTTCCAGTTGACGACTTGGACATTGCATTGCATGACTTTGTCAGCAAGGATGACAAGACCGCATTCTATGCCTGTTTGCAGCGAAATCTAGATGAAACAAGG AAGAAACTGAATTCTGAAGCAGAGAAATTTAAAATCGAGGAAGAAGATATAATAGTCAAAGTCGGCGAGTGCATGCAG GAACGCGTAAAGGAAATATCCCTCCGCTCCAAGGGAGACACAGGGCTTGCATCAAGCACTCAAAATTTG CAGGATACTATTAGAGGTAAATCTGTAGCAGCTGAAAGTAGCCTGAACACTTTCAGTGATGACGAGGACACCAGGGAGTTGCTTCTTGGCACCAGATCAACCAGATCTACAGCTGGATTTACTAGACCCTCTAAAGATGCTACTGGTGCCGCTCGAGGTGGAGCTTCCAAAAGAGGCAGCGGGAAAGGCTCATTGAAACAAACCACCCTTACTTTCAGTCAATCAAG GTCAAGTGCTGCTATTCGCAGTGAGGAGGTGGACTCTTCCTCGGATGAGGACGCAGCAAACGAAGTAAATGAAGTTGTTGAAAATTCA GATCCTGAGGACAGTTTCCCACAAAGTGGACGGAAGAGGCCTGCTCCTCGAGGTAGAGGTCGGGCCAGAGGCACTACCACTGCGAAAAGAGGGAGGAAAGCCGACACTGGTTCCATGCCAAGCATGGTGATGAGCAAAGACGATGACAGCGACGAAGATGACAAGCCTAAGAAACCTCCGCCTCGG GTTACGAGGAACTACGGAGCAGTCAAGAGGAGATGA
- the LOC123047226 gene encoding sm-like protein LSM7 — MAGRKETALDLAKFVDKGVQVKLTGGRQVTGTLKGYDQLLNLVLDEAVESEREQDDPLKLSTKTRQLGLIVCRGTAVMLVSPTDGTDEIANPFLAAEGAS; from the exons ATG GCGGGCCGCAAGGAGACGGCGCTGGACCTGGCCAAGTTCGTCGACAAGGGCGTCCAGGTCAAGCTCACCGGCGGCCGCCAAG TTACAGGAACCTTGAAGGGATATGACCAGCTGCTCAACTTAGTGCTGGATGAAGCAGTCGAGTCTGAAAGAG AGCAAGATGACCCATTGAAGCTGTCAACCAAGACCAGACAACTTGGTCTCATT GTGTGCAGAGGCACTGCTGTCATGCTGGTGTCACCAACTGATGGAACCGACGAGATTGCCAACCCCTTCCTCGCAGCGGAGGGGGCGTCATAA
- the LOC123047225 gene encoding double-strand break repair protein MRE11 isoform X2, protein MEDDRDTLRILVATDCHLGYMEKDEIRRFDSFEAFEEICSLAKQKEVDFVLLGGDLFHENKPSRSTLVKTIEILRRYCLNDLPVKFQVVSDQTVNFPNRFGHVNYEDPHFNVGLPVFTIHGNHDDPAGVDNLSAIDILSACNLVNYFGKMDLGGSGVGQIAVHPVLVKKGTTTVALYGLGNIRDERLNRMFQTPHSVQWMRPESQEGLSVSDWFNILVLHQNRIKTNPKSAINEHFLPRFLDFVVWGHEHECLIDPQEVPGMGFHITQPGSSVATSLIDGEAKPKHVLLLEIKGNQYRPNKIPLMTVRPFEYAEVVLKDEADVDPNDQASVLEHLDKIVRNLIEKSSQPAASRSEAKLPLVRIKVDYSGFSTINPQRFGQKYVGKVANPQDILIFSKAAKKRQTTTGENIDESEKLRPEELNQQTIEALVAENNLKMEILPVDDLDIALHDFVSKDDKTAFYACLQRNLDETRKKLNSEAEKFKIEEEDIIVKVGECMQERVKEISLRSKGDTGLASSTQNLDTIRGKSVAAESSLNTFSDDEDTRELLLGTRSTRSTAGFTRPSKDATGAARGGASKRGSGKGSLKQTTLTFSQSRSSAAIRSEEVDSSSDEDAANEVNEVVENSDPEDSFPQSGRKRPAPRGRGRARGTTTAKRGRKADTGSMPSMVMSKDDDSDEDDKPKKPPPRVTRNYGAVKRR, encoded by the exons AT GGAAGACGACAGAGACACGCTCCGGATACTTGTGGCCACCGATTGCCATCTGGGCTACATGGAGAAGGACGAGATACGAAGGTTCGATTCGTTCGAGGCTTTTGAGGAGATATGCTCGTTGGCAAAGCAGAAGGAG GTAGACTTTGTGCTTCTTGGCGGCGACCTGTTCCATGAGAACAAGCCTTCGCGTTCGACTTTGGTGAAGACCATTGAGATTCTACGCCGCTACTGCCTTAATGACCTGCCAGTGAAGTTCCAGGTTGTCAGTGATCAGACAGTCAACTTCCCAAACAG ATTTGGCCATGTAAACTATGAAGACCCACATTTCAATGTTGGCTTGCCTGTGTTCACTATCCATGGAAATCATGATGATCCTGCTGGGGTG GATAACCTCTCTGCTATTGATATCCTTTCGGCTTGCAATCTTGTAAATTATTTTGGGAAGATGGACCTTGGCGGCTCTGGTGTTGGTCAAATAGCTGTCCATCCAGTACTTGTTAAAAAG GGTACAACTACAGTTGCACTATATGGCCTTGGGAACATTAGAGATGAGCGACTGAACAGAATGTTTCAG ACACCACATTCAGTACAATGGATGCGACCTGAAAGTCAAGAGGGTCTGTCAGTATCCGACTGGTTCAATATCCTGGTACTTCATCAGAACAG GATAAAGACAAACCCTAAAAGTGCCATCAATGAGCATTTCTTACCACGTTTTCTAGACTTCGTGGTATGGGGCCATGAGCATGAATGCCTTATTGACCCCCAG GAGGTCCCTGGAATGGGTTTTCACATCACGCAGCCAGGCTCATCAGTTGCAACCTCCCTGATTGATGGTGAAGCAAAACCAAAGCATGTTCTTTTGTTAGAAATCAAG GGAAACCAGTATAGGCCAAACAAAATACCTTTGATGACCGTTAGACCTTTTGAGTATGCTGAG GTTGTGTTGAAAGATGAAGCAGATGTCGACCCTAATGATCAGGCCTCTGTTCTTGAACATTTGGATAAAATT GTAAGAAATCTGATCGAAAAGAGTAGTCAACCAGCAGCCAGTAGATCTGAAGCCAAACTTCCATTAGTTCGAATCAAG GTAGATTACTCTGGGTTTTCAACAATAAACCCGCAACGATTTGGTCAGAAGTATGTCGGCAAG GTTGCGAACCCCCAAGATATTCTCATTTTCTCAAAAGCAGCAAAGAAGCGCCAGACTACTACAGGAG AGAATATCGATGAGTCCGAGAAACTTCGTCCTGAGGAACTAAACCAACAAACTATTGAAGCTTTGGTTGCAGAAAATAACTTG AAAATGGAGATTCTTCCAGTTGACGACTTGGACATTGCATTGCATGACTTTGTCAGCAAGGATGACAAGACCGCATTCTATGCCTGTTTGCAGCGAAATCTAGATGAAACAAGG AAGAAACTGAATTCTGAAGCAGAGAAATTTAAAATCGAGGAAGAAGATATAATAGTCAAAGTCGGCGAGTGCATGCAG GAACGCGTAAAGGAAATATCCCTCCGCTCCAAGGGAGACACAGGGCTTGCATCAAGCACTCAAAATTTG GATACTATTAGAGGTAAATCTGTAGCAGCTGAAAGTAGCCTGAACACTTTCAGTGATGACGAGGACACCAGGGAGTTGCTTCTTGGCACCAGATCAACCAGATCTACAGCTGGATTTACTAGACCCTCTAAAGATGCTACTGGTGCCGCTCGAGGTGGAGCTTCCAAAAGAGGCAGCGGGAAAGGCTCATTGAAACAAACCACCCTTACTTTCAGTCAATCAAG GTCAAGTGCTGCTATTCGCAGTGAGGAGGTGGACTCTTCCTCGGATGAGGACGCAGCAAACGAAGTAAATGAAGTTGTTGAAAATTCA GATCCTGAGGACAGTTTCCCACAAAGTGGACGGAAGAGGCCTGCTCCTCGAGGTAGAGGTCGGGCCAGAGGCACTACCACTGCGAAAAGAGGGAGGAAAGCCGACACTGGTTCCATGCCAAGCATGGTGATGAGCAAAGACGATGACAGCGACGAAGATGACAAGCCTAAGAAACCTCCGCCTCGG GTTACGAGGAACTACGGAGCAGTCAAGAGGAGATGA
- the LOC123047224 gene encoding heterogeneous nuclear ribonucleoprotein U-like protein 1, which yields MATRPGDETAQPPPKRPRHDGDQADPEPAPPRVQLNPADCNLDFDVGAGGLRGEALHGGGFAYCWSGARATAGARGGGRYCFGCRVVAEQAVEMGDTEAAQRHLCRVGVSRGDDPVGGLGEAGGRGFGFGGTGKLSHRGRFFDYGATFGVGDTVVCAVDLDSKPMASIGFAKNGEWLGIAHYFDAGHKGLGLVDAPVRPMQWESAIFPHVLLKNVVVEMQFSREDGLEPVDGYEPWTSAFADGNAVFGPVFAEQKECEVMMMVGLPASGKTTWAEKCVREHPEKRFVLLGTNLALDQMKVPGLLRKNNYGERFDRLMDHATQIFNTLLDRAAKIPRNYILDQTNVYKSARIRKLRPFANYYKIAVVVFPSPSELNSRAAKRFQEMGKDVPAEAVDQMTANFVLPLSKDMPGSKEPFDEVIFVELSRDDAQRNLDEMKRVLPRASTPSHGNVSNQMAGPSPLSGFEPPMNYSYGQGVHAPGAPAGYSNAPYQTQPSYSNAPYQQQTYASYPNPSYPNTADQHQVHASYPSTADQHQVHTSYTSTANQHQAYGSYASTANQHQAYGSYASAPLPGYGSPNAYGSQGYPSPYSSPDYATSLYQTPEPAGDYMGSGYGPAAPVHAQTSGYVPAAPVHAQPLPPAVHQRHDGASSWSPGSYGPYGQQPLDARYTNTRSQYGAAVPMPPPNGALLHPVPGPPPSAPPPPPYYMNAQPGRW from the exons ATGGCGACGAGGCCGGGCGACGAGACCGCGCAGCCCCCGCCGAAGCGCCCCCGCCACGACGGCGACCAAGCCgaccccgagccggcgccgccgcGCGTGCAGCTCAACCCGGCGGACTGCAACCTCG aCTTCGACGTCGGCGCCGGCGGGCTGCGGGGGGAGGCGCTGCACGGGGGCGGGTTCGCCTACTGCTGGTCGGGCGCGCGCGCGACggcgggggcccggggcggcgggCGCTACTGCTTCGGGTGCAGGGTGGTGGCGGAGCAGGCCGTGGAGATGGGCGACACGGAGGCCGCGCAGCGGCACCTCTGCCGCGTCGGCGTCTCGAGGGGGGACGACCCCGTGGGCGGCctcggggaggccggcggccgCGGCTTCGGGTTCGGGGGCACGGGGAAGCTCTCCCACCGGGGCAGGTTCTTCGATTACGGCGCCACGTTCGGGGTCGGGGACACCGTCGTCTGCGCCGTGGACCTCGATTCCAAGCCCATGGCCTCGATTGGGTTCGCCAAGAACGGCGAGTGGCTCGGCATTGCTCACTACTTCGATGCCGGCCACAAGGGGCTTGGTCTGGTCGATGCTCCTGTGAGGCCGATGCAGTGGGAGTCGGCAATTTTCCCGCATGTCCTGCTGAAGAATGTCGTCGTCGAGATGCAGTTTAGCAGGGAGGACGGGCTGGAGCCGGTAGATGGCTACGAGCCCTGGACATCAGCTTTCGCCGATGGCAACGCGGTGTTTGGGCCTGTGTTTGCTGAACAGAAGGAATGTGAGGTTATGATGATGGTCGGCCTCCCGGCGTCGGGGAAGACTACTTGGGCAGAGAAGTGTGTCAGGGAACATCCGGAGAAACGATTCGTCCTTCTTGGAACTAACCTTGCATTGGACCAAATGAAG GTGCCAGGATTGCTTCGTAAGAACAACTACGGTGAGCGCTTTGACCGTTTGATGGATCATGCCACACAGATTTTCAACACGTTGCTGGACAGAGCCGCAAAGATCCCCCGGAACTACATTCTCGACCAAACAAATGTGTACAAAAGCGCCCGGATTCGCAAGCTGAGGCCATTTGCAAACTACTACAAA ATTGCTGTGGTTGTTTTCCCGTCGCCAAGTGAACTCAATTCCCGGGCAGCAAAACGGTTCCAGGAGATGGGGAAGGATGTACCAGCTGAAGCGGTTGATCAGATGACAG CCAATTTTGTCCTGCCACTGTCAAAGGACATGCCTGGTTCAAAGGAGCCTTTCGATGAG GTGATTTTTGTGGAGCTTTCCAGGGATGATGCCCAGAGAAACCTAGACGAGATGAAACGTGTGCTGCCAAGAGCCTCAACTCCCAGCCATGGCAATGTCAGTAACCAGATG GCAGGACCATCTCCGTTGTCAGGCTTTGAACCACCAATGAACTACTCATATGGACAAGGTGTGCATGCTCCCGGTGCGCCGGCTGGCTACTCAAATGCTCCATATCAGACCCAGCCCAGCTACTCGAATGCCCCATATCAGCAACAGACATATGCAAGCTACCCGAATCCGAGCTATCCAAACACCGCAGATCAGCATCAAGTTCATGCAAGCTACCCAAGCACCGCAGACCAGCATCAAGTTCACACAAGCTACACGAGCACCGCGAACCAACATCAAGCCTACGGAAGCTATGCAAGCACCGCGAACCAACATCAAGCCTACGGAAGCTACGCAAGCGCCCCGCTTCCTGGATATGGATCACCAAATGCATATGGTTCCCAAGGGTACCCAAGTCCATACAGCAGCCCTGATTACGCGACGAGCCTCTACCAGACTCCTGAGCCAGCGGGAGACTACATGGGATCCGGCTATGGGCCTGCAGCCCCAGTCCATGCCCAGACATCCGGCTACGTACCTGCAGCCCCAGTCCATGCCCAGCCATTGCCTCCAGCTGTTCATCAGCGTCATGATGGTGCTTCCTCATGGAGCCCTGGCAGTTACGGACCCTATGGACAGCAGCCTCTTG ATGCGCGCTACACAAACACGAGGTCGCAGTACGGTGCTGCAGTCCCCATGCCGCCTCCGAACGGAGCTCTTCTGCATCCAGTTCCTGGGCCGCCGCCTTCagcacctccccctcctccctacTACATGAATGCACAGCCAGGCCGTTGGTAG